From one Streptomyces sp. NBC_00539 genomic stretch:
- a CDS encoding helix-turn-helix transcriptional regulator, with protein sequence MRELATHLGLLAEEAAQQATRAEALPEIEAGPEEQVVGPGVRYLHGLGSISTAINEALGAVRREILTAQPDGARPSAVLKEALESVRRHIAAGISMRTLYQHTTRFDEATKDYVRTVTEYGAQVRTLEEFFDRLIIVDDVAFISANEERTTAISITEPTIIRFLRDTFDKAWDRAKPFPFVPLHAAKAADEVVPAIRESISRLLVEGYSDKAIARRIGISERSLQAHIAAIKQELGALNRLQLGYLLGRNETTYVL encoded by the coding sequence TTGCGAGAACTCGCAACGCACCTCGGCCTGCTGGCGGAGGAAGCCGCACAGCAGGCCACGCGCGCGGAGGCACTGCCGGAGATCGAGGCCGGCCCGGAGGAGCAGGTCGTGGGCCCCGGAGTGCGCTACCTGCACGGTCTGGGCAGCATCTCCACCGCGATCAACGAGGCGCTCGGCGCGGTGCGCAGGGAAATCCTGACCGCCCAGCCGGACGGGGCCCGGCCGAGCGCGGTATTGAAGGAAGCACTGGAATCCGTACGCCGGCACATCGCGGCCGGCATATCCATGCGGACGCTGTACCAGCACACCACGCGTTTTGACGAGGCGACGAAGGACTACGTGCGCACGGTCACCGAATACGGGGCCCAAGTGCGGACCCTGGAGGAATTCTTCGACCGGCTCATCATCGTGGACGACGTCGCCTTCATCTCGGCGAACGAGGAACGCACGACCGCGATATCCATCACCGAACCCACCATCATCCGTTTCCTGCGCGACACTTTCGACAAGGCCTGGGACCGGGCCAAGCCCTTTCCGTTCGTTCCGCTGCACGCGGCGAAGGCGGCCGACGAGGTGGTCCCGGCCATCCGGGAGTCCATCAGCAGACTGCTCGTGGAAGGTTATTCGGACAAGGCGATCGCCCGCCGGATCGGCATCAGCGAACGCTCCCTCCAGGCACACATCGCGGCCATCAAGCAGGAACTGGGAGCGCTCAACCGATTACAGCTCGGCTATCTGCTGGGGCGCAACGAGACCACTTACGTTCTGTAA